A window of the Lactobacillus amylovorus DSM 20531 genome harbors these coding sequences:
- the comGA gene encoding competence type IV pilus ATPase ComGA, which translates to MKTKEIINELLVSAVADKVSDIFFFPKREETVVEFRTIKGVERQKSFPLNEGQEIINFFKYSAQMDIAEHRRPQVGAMIFNADEQEYYLRLSSLGDFSDQESLVVRIIYGIDHSQYFMDKQLENIKSLASRRGLIITSGPTGSGKTTTMYEVAKEIGKNKVVMTIEDPVEVHEATFLQSQVNNEAGIDYQSLLKAALRHRPDILIIGEIRDAGTARLAVDAALSGHLVFATVHAKSTLQTVSRLEGLGIRKDELANCLTAVSYQRLMPSHEQTKCLMDIASGEVLKEAMEQEIRGEFIDWQKNMHLLQKGGEISDEVYWQFQQG; encoded by the coding sequence ATGAAGACTAAAGAGATTATCAATGAATTGCTCGTTTCTGCTGTTGCAGATAAAGTCAGTGATATTTTCTTTTTTCCGAAAAGAGAAGAAACTGTGGTGGAATTTAGAACTATTAAAGGCGTTGAAAGACAAAAATCTTTTCCGCTAAATGAGGGACAAGAGATCATCAATTTCTTTAAATATAGTGCTCAAATGGATATTGCAGAACACCGTCGTCCGCAAGTTGGGGCGATGATATTTAATGCAGATGAGCAAGAATACTACTTAAGGTTGTCTAGCTTGGGTGATTTTTCCGATCAAGAATCGTTGGTGGTCAGAATCATTTATGGCATTGACCACAGTCAGTATTTTATGGACAAACAATTGGAAAATATAAAGAGTTTAGCTTCGCGCAGAGGTTTGATCATTACAAGCGGTCCTACTGGTTCTGGAAAGACTACTACGATGTACGAAGTTGCTAAAGAAATAGGCAAGAATAAAGTCGTGATGACAATTGAGGATCCAGTTGAAGTTCATGAAGCCACTTTTTTGCAATCACAAGTCAATAATGAAGCCGGGATTGACTATCAAAGCCTGCTTAAGGCAGCGTTGCGGCACCGTCCGGATATCTTGATTATTGGTGAAATCCGGGATGCTGGGACGGCGCGTCTAGCAGTGGATGCGGCCTTAAGTGGACACTTAGTGTTTGCAACTGTTCACGCTAAAAGTACGCTGCAAACGGTATCCAGATTAGAAGGACTAGGCATTAGAAAAGATGAACTGGCAAACTGTTTAACCGCAGTTTCATATCAACGTTTAATGCCTAGCCATGAGCAGACGAAATGTTTGATGGATATTGCAAGTGGTGAGGTTTTGAAAGAAGCAATGGAGCAGGAAATCCGCGGAGAATTCATTGATTGGCAAAAGAATATGCACCTATTGCAGAAGGGAGGAGAAATTAGTGATGAGGTATATTGGCAATTCCAACAAGGATAA
- a CDS encoding type II secretion system F family protein yields the protein MRYIGNSNKDKLNGEEQLAFLDYLKHSLDNGFSLINSIELMPALWPKRKELMGKLAMRMKEGANFSSELVKLGFSKTTVTQVNLALQQGNLTECLNQLATLNRLKQEQVKKLRSELSYPFVLAIMMVVLLVFMQSFISTQFSDTSEHSGDLVMLVLIGLVLVGIYFLVKIVTLLNKQDYDSMKKLVKYPIIGPVIKLYVNYLLVYDIGMLLASGFSLQRMCEYASEQEEGSLQQALGQKIGSQLAEGKNLEEIIKQEEFLPNSLLIMLQTGSERKSLSQRCLVLGRSLFIDLTGKIEKLVVNVQPICFILIGVCIIGMYLKLLLPMYSMMQGI from the coding sequence ATGAGGTATATTGGCAATTCCAACAAGGATAAGCTGAATGGCGAGGAACAGTTGGCTTTTTTAGATTATTTAAAGCACAGTTTGGATAATGGTTTTTCACTGATTAACTCAATTGAATTAATGCCGGCTCTGTGGCCTAAGAGAAAAGAACTAATGGGAAAATTAGCAATGCGGATGAAAGAGGGGGCTAATTTTAGTAGCGAATTAGTGAAACTGGGCTTTTCTAAGACAACGGTGACCCAGGTTAATTTGGCCTTGCAGCAGGGAAATCTAACGGAATGCCTGAACCAGCTGGCAACTTTAAATCGCTTAAAACAAGAACAAGTTAAGAAATTGCGATCGGAACTGTCATATCCGTTTGTTTTAGCAATTATGATGGTGGTTTTGCTGGTGTTCATGCAATCGTTTATTTCTACGCAGTTTAGCGATACTAGTGAACATTCTGGGGATCTAGTAATGCTGGTATTGATAGGTCTAGTTTTAGTAGGAATTTATTTTTTAGTCAAGATCGTAACTTTGCTGAATAAGCAGGATTATGACTCGATGAAGAAGCTGGTGAAGTATCCGATTATTGGACCAGTTATTAAGCTATATGTGAATTATTTGTTGGTCTATGATATCGGGATGCTTTTGGCTAGTGGATTTTCATTGCAGCGAATGTGTGAATATGCTTCAGAACAAGAAGAGGGATCATTGCAGCAGGCTTTGGGTCAGAAGATTGGCAGTCAACTAGCTGAAGGGAAGAACTTGGAAGAGATCATTAAGCAGGAAGAATTCTTGCCTAATAGTTTGTTGATCATGTTGCAGACGGGATCGGAAAGAAAGAGCTTGAGTCAGAGATGCTTGGTTTTGGGACGCAGTCTGTTTATTGATTTAACAGGAAAAATAGAGAAGCTGGTCGTGAATGTACAACCAATTTGTTTTATTTTGATTGGCGTCTGCATTATTGGGATGTATTTGAAATTGTTGTTACCGATGTATTCGATGATGCAGGGGATTTAG
- the comGC gene encoding competence type IV pilus major pilin ComGC, translating into MKKRFKQYLLNILAKSRRQEGFTLIEMVVVIAIIVILILLIVPNLIGQKQKAEDKSMDAFRNTILTQVELYKDDHPEKTNISLEDLEGDHYLTSDQVKKAKKNNITVENVNKPQ; encoded by the coding sequence ATGAAGAAAAGATTTAAACAATATTTGTTGAATATTTTAGCAAAGAGCCGCCGACAAGAAGGCTTTACTTTGATTGAAATGGTTGTGGTGATTGCCATTATCGTAATTTTGATTTTGCTCATTGTGCCAAATTTGATTGGACAAAAGCAGAAGGCGGAAGACAAGTCTATGGATGCGTTTAGAAATACGATTTTGACGCAAGTAGAGTTGTATAAGGATGATCATCCAGAAAAGACAAATATAAGTTTAGAAGACTTAGAAGGTGATCACTATTTAACTTCAGATCAGGTAAAAAAAGCAAAGAAAAATAATATAACCGTAGAAAATGTTAATAAACCGCAATAA
- a CDS encoding competence type IV pilus minor pilin ComGF, whose product MIGMQNKNSQLKTKGFVLAEAIFSLFVTMLVLFILQNLLLSVKKANLSENQHMNEVAYAYVQLDRYMHDEDTKMVYPLVNEGKAKSATFVKVNKDKSEVEYKIEYYLSKRVLKVSKSNGGGYMPLIFNVQSAKFIIRKDKIIIRINEYKKGESDLVFQLDEEPDEDRNVRKNKKEDQGKRKRTI is encoded by the coding sequence ATGATCGGGATGCAAAACAAGAATTCGCAGTTGAAGACTAAAGGCTTTGTGCTTGCTGAAGCAATCTTTTCCTTATTTGTGACCATGCTAGTCTTATTTATTTTGCAGAATTTATTATTAAGCGTTAAAAAGGCTAACCTGAGTGAAAATCAACATATGAATGAAGTTGCTTATGCGTATGTGCAATTAGATCGCTACATGCACGATGAAGATACTAAGATGGTTTATCCGTTAGTAAATGAAGGAAAAGCTAAAAGTGCAACATTCGTCAAAGTAAATAAAGATAAAAGTGAAGTAGAATACAAGATTGAATATTATTTGTCAAAACGCGTTTTAAAAGTTTCCAAATCTAACGGTGGTGGTTACATGCCGTTAATTTTTAATGTCCAGAGTGCAAAATTTATTATTAGAAAAGATAAGATTATCATTCGCATTAATGAGTACAAGAAGGGAGAATCTGATTTAGTCTTTCAACTTGATGAAGAACCAGATGAGGATAGGAATGTTAGAAAGAATAAAAAAGAAGACCAAGGTAAAAGGAAGCGCACTATTTAG
- a CDS encoding class I SAM-dependent methyltransferase produces the protein MENFEKLFNQFLDCVQTLQNALNVSFTEALVETFDNLEQGKIKVENGAPDEKTIEELSKKYQAIDYDHISQKDKAQVFTFLTLKAVNDDGLDANQMPTPPAISTVVAMLMHKLLKDEKMEIIDPAVGTGNLLFSIISQLKALNHSKDNYQLVGIDNDEEMLNLTDVAAHLNDIDIELYCQDALMPWMCPNADAIVSDLPIGYYPIDENAKNFENHAKKGHSFAHLLLIEQIIKNLKSDGYAFLVVPKSILSGKIGADFMPWLTKKVYLKAIVELPDDMFRNKFNQKSILVFQNHGSEAKSSEVLLTKLDSLKKEQSLIQFNVKLNEWYTKINH, from the coding sequence ATGGAAAATTTTGAAAAACTTTTTAATCAATTTTTAGATTGCGTACAAACTTTGCAAAATGCATTGAATGTTTCATTTACAGAAGCATTGGTTGAAACATTTGACAACTTAGAACAAGGTAAGATAAAAGTTGAAAACGGTGCACCCGATGAAAAGACCATCGAAGAATTAAGCAAGAAGTATCAAGCAATTGATTATGATCACATCAGTCAAAAAGATAAGGCACAAGTATTTACTTTTTTGACCTTAAAGGCAGTTAATGACGATGGCTTAGATGCTAACCAAATGCCAACACCACCAGCTATTTCTACTGTTGTAGCAATGCTGATGCATAAGTTGCTTAAAGATGAAAAGATGGAAATCATAGATCCAGCAGTTGGTACAGGGAACTTGCTCTTCTCAATAATTTCTCAATTGAAGGCTTTAAATCACTCCAAAGACAACTATCAATTAGTTGGAATTGATAACGACGAAGAAATGTTGAACTTAACGGACGTTGCTGCTCACTTAAATGACATTGATATTGAGCTATACTGTCAAGATGCTTTAATGCCTTGGATGTGTCCTAATGCTGATGCGATTGTCAGCGATTTGCCAATTGGTTATTACCCAATTGATGAGAACGCTAAGAACTTTGAAAATCATGCTAAAAAGGGTCACTCATTTGCTCATTTATTATTGATTGAACAAATTATCAAGAATCTTAAGTCAGATGGTTATGCTTTCTTAGTTGTTCCTAAGTCAATTTTGTCCGGTAAGATTGGTGCGGACTTTATGCCATGGCTCACCAAAAAGGTATATTTGAAGGCGATCGTAGAATTGCCTGATGATATGTTCAGAAATAAATTTAATCAAAAGTCTATTCTTGTCTTCCAAAATCATGGTTCAGAAGCTAAATCTAGTGAAGTTTTGTTGACCAAGTTGGATTCATTGAAGAAAGAACAATCTTTGATTCAATTTAATGTGAAATTGAACGAGTGGTATACTAAAATCAATCATTAA
- a CDS encoding acetate/propionate family kinase translates to MEKVLAINSGSSSFKYKLFSLPDEKVIAKGMADRVGLDDASFEIKLADGTKHVEKTEIPDQEAAVSLLLKFLKQFNVVEDLNEIVGVGHRVVNGGEFFKDSTIITKENLHEIYELEDYAPLHNPAEGRGIEAFMNVLPNVPQVAVFDTTYHRALDPVHYLYSLPYEYYEKYGVRKYGAHGTSVRYVAPRAADMMGKDLKDLKLIVCHLGSGASITAVKDAKSYDTSMGFSPLAGITMATRSGDIDPSLIQHLMHVEHKSMDEMIYMLNHKSGLLGLSGISPDMRDVRESDSDRAKLARNIFINRIVRYVGSYIAEMGGVDGIIFTAGIGEHDMGVREAVMDAFKYMGVDPDYEANNKISEGFITKPDSKVKVMVIPTNEELMIERDVVRLTHIN, encoded by the coding sequence ATGGAAAAAGTTTTGGCAATCAACTCTGGTAGTTCATCTTTCAAGTACAAGCTATTTTCTTTGCCAGATGAAAAAGTAATTGCAAAAGGAATGGCCGATCGTGTAGGCCTTGATGATGCTTCATTTGAAATTAAATTGGCTGATGGAACAAAGCATGTTGAAAAAACAGAAATTCCAGATCAAGAAGCTGCAGTTAGTTTATTGCTTAAATTCTTGAAGCAATTTAATGTTGTTGAAGATTTAAATGAAATTGTTGGTGTTGGTCACCGTGTAGTTAATGGTGGTGAATTCTTTAAAGATTCAACTATCATTACTAAGGAAAACCTTCACGAAATTTATGAATTGGAAGATTATGCTCCACTTCATAACCCAGCAGAAGGTCGCGGCATTGAAGCATTTATGAACGTATTGCCAAACGTTCCTCAAGTTGCTGTCTTTGATACAACTTATCACCGTGCTCTTGATCCAGTACATTACTTATATTCTCTTCCATACGAATATTATGAAAAATACGGCGTACGTAAGTATGGTGCACATGGTACTTCAGTTCGCTATGTTGCCCCACGTGCCGCAGATATGATGGGCAAAGATCTTAAAGATTTAAAATTGATTGTATGTCACTTGGGTTCAGGTGCTTCAATCACTGCTGTTAAGGATGCAAAATCATATGATACTTCAATGGGCTTTAGTCCACTTGCTGGTATTACTATGGCTACGCGTTCAGGTGATATTGATCCATCTCTTATTCAACACTTAATGCATGTTGAACATAAATCAATGGATGAAATGATCTATATGTTGAACCATAAATCTGGTTTGTTAGGTCTTTCTGGTATTTCACCAGACATGCGTGACGTTAGAGAAAGCGATAGCGACCGTGCAAAGTTAGCTAGAAACATCTTTATTAACCGTATTGTTCGCTATGTTGGTTCATACATTGCTGAGATGGGTGGTGTAGATGGAATTATCTTTACCGCCGGTATTGGTGAACACGACATGGGCGTACGCGAGGCTGTAATGGATGCATTTAAGTACATGGGTGTAGATCCAGATTACGAAGCTAACAATAAAATCAGTGAAGGCTTTATTACTAAGCCCGATTCTAAGGTTAAAGTAATGGTTATTCCAACCAATGAAGAATTAATGATTGAACGTGACGTTGTTCGTTTAACTCACATTAATTAA
- a CDS encoding DUF3737 family protein, producing the protein MRGIKNRYFEGERILYGLNDANLEGITFGEGESPLKEATNITLKNSIFKWKYPLWYDENVNVENTTFETMSRSGIWYTKNISIKNSALQAPKLFRRASHITLDNVHFADAEETMWTCDDIRITNSQINGDYFGKDSKNIYLDNVSVIGNYVFDGAENIEVHNSTFVSKDAFWNCKNVTIYDSIIDGEYLAWNTNNIKFINCKIESDQGLNYIDQLEIKNSSLIHTDLAFEKVSNMDMELDAKIDSVKNPISGKLVAPEIGTLIMDPNKIDPAKTIIDCPKIGKKVNQSDMNQEPKD; encoded by the coding sequence ATGAGAGGAATTAAGAATAGATATTTTGAAGGGGAAAGAATCCTTTACGGCTTAAATGACGCCAACTTAGAAGGTATAACTTTTGGTGAAGGTGAATCACCATTAAAAGAAGCAACAAATATTACTTTAAAAAATTCAATTTTTAAGTGGAAATATCCTCTTTGGTACGATGAAAATGTCAATGTAGAAAATACAACTTTCGAAACAATGTCTAGAAGTGGTATTTGGTACACTAAAAATATTTCAATTAAAAACAGTGCGTTGCAAGCACCAAAGTTGTTCAGAAGAGCTAGTCATATCACTTTAGATAATGTTCATTTTGCTGATGCTGAAGAAACAATGTGGACTTGTGACGATATTAGAATTACTAATTCTCAAATCAACGGTGATTATTTTGGTAAAGATAGTAAAAATATTTACCTTGATAATGTAAGTGTAATTGGCAACTACGTCTTTGACGGTGCCGAAAATATTGAAGTTCATAATTCAACTTTTGTATCTAAAGATGCGTTTTGGAACTGTAAGAACGTTACAATTTATGATTCAATTATTGATGGTGAATATTTAGCTTGGAATACTAACAATATTAAGTTCATTAATTGTAAAATTGAAAGTGATCAAGGATTAAATTATATTGATCAACTTGAAATCAAAAATAGTTCACTCATCCATACAGATTTGGCTTTCGAAAAAGTTTCTAACATGGATATGGAACTGGATGCCAAAATCGATAGTGTAAAGAATCCAATTTCAGGTAAGCTTGTCGCTCCTGAAATCGGTACTTTAATCATGGATCCTAACAAGATTGATCCTGCAAAGACGATTATTGATTGTCCCAAAATTGGTAAAAAGGTTAATCAATCAGATATGAATCAAGAACCAAAGGACTAG
- a CDS encoding MalY/PatB family protein — protein sequence MQYDFVNAPDRTHTDSVKWDVKPGELPMWIADMDFKTAPEITAAMKEKIALGAFGYEFPKDDYFNEVADWYETEHNHRPKNEWMIFTTGVVPAISSIVRRISHIGDNVLVQEPVYNIFYNSILNNGRHVLSSDLQFDGEKYAVDWQDLEQKLAEPLTTLMIFCNPHNPVGKVWTAEEVQRIADLCHKHHVTLLSDEIHGDLVRKGPDYTPAFSVEGPAKQSVISLVSPSKTFNVAALHAATAIVPDENLREMVSRGLNSDEVAEPNLLAIPATIAAYEQGHDWLKGLKAQLNDNFDYAAEFIQAKIPTAKVISGTATYLMWIDVHEITDNSKKLVNFIREETGLIVSAGSIYRGDGHDFIRINLACPLEMVKDGMDRLATGISKYSK from the coding sequence ATGCAATATGATTTTGTAAATGCTCCAGACAGAACGCATACTGATTCTGTAAAGTGGGATGTTAAGCCAGGCGAATTGCCAATGTGGATCGCAGACATGGACTTTAAGACTGCACCGGAAATAACTGCTGCGATGAAAGAAAAAATTGCTTTGGGTGCATTTGGCTATGAATTTCCTAAAGATGATTACTTTAATGAAGTAGCTGATTGGTATGAAACTGAACACAACCATCGTCCAAAAAATGAATGGATGATTTTTACTACAGGTGTTGTACCAGCAATTTCTTCAATTGTTCGTCGTATTTCACACATCGGTGACAATGTCTTAGTACAAGAACCTGTTTACAATATTTTTTATAATTCCATTTTGAATAATGGACGTCACGTTTTATCAAGTGATTTGCAATTCGACGGTGAAAAATATGCAGTCGATTGGCAAGACTTAGAACAAAAGTTAGCCGAGCCTTTGACTACCTTAATGATTTTCTGCAATCCTCATAATCCAGTAGGCAAGGTTTGGACGGCAGAAGAAGTACAAAGAATCGCAGATTTGTGTCACAAGCATCACGTAACTTTGCTCTCAGATGAAATTCACGGCGATTTAGTTAGAAAGGGCCCTGATTATACACCAGCATTTTCAGTTGAGGGGCCAGCTAAGCAGAGCGTGATCTCACTTGTTTCACCAAGTAAGACCTTTAATGTGGCTGCTCTTCATGCCGCTACTGCAATTGTTCCAGACGAAAATTTGCGTGAAATGGTGAGCCGCGGCTTAAATAGCGATGAAGTAGCTGAACCTAATCTGTTAGCTATTCCCGCAACCATTGCTGCTTATGAACAAGGCCATGACTGGCTGAAGGGATTGAAAGCACAATTAAATGATAATTTTGATTATGCAGCTGAATTTATTCAGGCTAAAATCCCAACTGCAAAGGTGATTTCAGGTACCGCTACTTACTTAATGTGGATTGATGTACATGAAATAACTGATAACTCAAAAAAACTAGTTAACTTTATTAGAGAAGAAACTGGTTTGATTGTTTCTGCCGGTAGTATTTATCGCGGTGATGGTCATGACTTTATCCGAATTAATTTGGCTTGTCCACTAGAAATGGTTAAAGATGGGATGGACCGTTTAGCCACAGGAATTAGTAAGTATAGCAAATAG
- the manA gene encoding mannose-6-phosphate isomerase, class I → MEPLFLTPYFRPKIWGGRKLKDIFNYDIPDGKVGEAWIISGYKDDASTVTEGPLKGMSLRDVYLKHPELFGNPKAKEFPLLVKFLDANDNLSVQVHPDDDYARKVENDSGKTESWYVMQADPGAYIIYGHHAKTREELADMIHKGEWDKLLRKVPVKAGDFFYVPAGTIHALTKGCLVIETQQSSDVTYRLYDYDRVDKKTGKKRELHTQKSIDVTTVPHVDPKLDVKTSKDQDAEIKTCVKPPVSPHFYLWQIDLDGTWKTGLNNHPYLLVSVIKGEGKLEADGKSYDLKMGTNLIIPNEMKKFTFTGKMRIVMSAPGEG, encoded by the coding sequence ATGGAACCATTATTTTTAACCCCGTACTTTAGACCTAAGATTTGGGGCGGTCGTAAATTAAAGGATATTTTTAACTATGATATTCCGGATGGAAAAGTTGGCGAAGCCTGGATTATTTCCGGCTATAAGGATGATGCTTCAACTGTAACTGAAGGCCCACTTAAGGGCATGTCACTTAGAGATGTTTACTTAAAGCACCCAGAACTTTTTGGCAATCCTAAAGCTAAAGAATTCCCACTTTTGGTAAAATTCTTGGACGCTAACGATAACTTATCAGTTCAAGTGCACCCTGACGATGACTATGCTCGCAAGGTGGAAAATGACTCAGGTAAAACTGAAAGTTGGTACGTCATGCAAGCCGATCCAGGTGCCTACATTATTTATGGTCACCATGCTAAGACTCGCGAAGAATTAGCAGACATGATTCACAAGGGTGAATGGGACAAGCTTCTTAGAAAAGTTCCAGTAAAAGCTGGCGACTTCTTCTATGTTCCTGCAGGTACAATTCACGCTTTGACTAAGGGATGCTTGGTAATTGAAACTCAACAATCAAGTGACGTTACTTACCGTTTGTACGACTACGATCGTGTAGACAAGAAGACTGGCAAGAAGCGTGAACTTCACACCCAAAAGTCAATTGATGTCACGACTGTACCACATGTTGATCCAAAGCTTGATGTTAAAACCAGCAAGGATCAAGATGCAGAAATTAAGACTTGCGTAAAACCACCAGTTTCACCACACTTTTACTTATGGCAAATCGATCTTGACGGTACTTGGAAGACCGGTTTGAACAACCATCCATATCTTTTGGTATCAGTAATCAAGGGCGAAGGTAAACTTGAAGCTGATGGCAAATCATACGATTTAAAGATGGGAACTAATTTAATTATTCCAAATGAGATGAAGAAATTCACATTCACTGGTAAAATGAGAATAGTTATGTCTGCACCTGGTGAGGGATAA
- a CDS encoding SdpI family protein has protein sequence MIYVACGLIMMVIGILWLISPAKRPNRIYGYLSYLAQVNKESFKFAQRRASLYCILFGLIQVVIGLIIHFLNWDRYFLIWLLTFYLFILLPIVYTEKSLKKFLLKRHELPPDYVDPDKVKRQRTKGFRDR, from the coding sequence GTGATCTATGTCGCTTGTGGCTTAATTATGATGGTGATTGGGATACTTTGGCTGATTTCGCCAGCTAAAAGACCTAATCGAATTTATGGTTATTTATCTTATCTGGCGCAAGTCAATAAAGAGAGCTTTAAATTTGCCCAAAGAAGGGCGAGTTTATATTGTATTCTCTTTGGCTTGATTCAAGTTGTGATTGGTTTAATTATTCACTTTTTGAATTGGGATCGCTATTTTCTCATTTGGCTATTAACTTTTTATTTGTTTATCTTGTTGCCAATTGTTTATACAGAAAAAAGCTTGAAAAAGTTTCTGCTTAAACGACACGAATTGCCACCTGACTATGTCGATCCCGATAAAGTGAAACGTCAAAGAACAAAGGGATTTAGGGATCGATAA
- a CDS encoding response regulator transcription factor produces the protein MSLKILMVEDDNSVAEMMGMFFKKEGWEQDIAVDGVEAVDMFKENADKYDLITLDLNLPKKDGIQVAKEVRAISPTVPIIMLTARGSESDQVLGLGIGADEYVTKPFSPIALIARIKALHRRVMMEEKPALPQEKKQDYDIETEHLKISKSRREVLFDAQPVTDLTPKEFDLLYTMAQKPKQVFSRDQLLELVWGYEYYGEERTVDAHIKKLRQKLEKVGAKVIQTVWGVGYKFDDSQAK, from the coding sequence ATGAGTTTGAAAATATTAATGGTTGAAGATGACAATTCCGTCGCTGAAATGATGGGAATGTTTTTCAAAAAGGAAGGCTGGGAACAAGATATTGCTGTCGACGGTGTCGAAGCCGTCGATATGTTTAAAGAAAATGCGGATAAGTATGATTTGATTACGCTAGACTTGAATTTGCCTAAAAAAGACGGAATTCAAGTGGCCAAGGAAGTAAGAGCAATTTCTCCTACTGTTCCAATTATCATGCTTACTGCAAGAGGCAGTGAATCAGATCAAGTACTCGGTTTAGGTATCGGAGCCGACGAGTATGTCACTAAGCCTTTTAGTCCAATTGCCTTAATTGCTAGAATTAAGGCTCTTCATCGTCGAGTAATGATGGAGGAAAAGCCTGCACTTCCGCAAGAAAAGAAGCAAGACTATGATATTGAAACTGAGCACTTAAAGATTTCAAAGAGTAGACGTGAAGTCTTATTCGACGCTCAGCCTGTGACCGATTTAACACCTAAAGAATTTGACTTGCTTTATACGATGGCACAAAAGCCTAAGCAAGTCTTTTCGCGTGATCAGCTTTTGGAATTGGTGTGGGGCTATGAATATTACGGTGAGGAAAGAACCGTAGATGCCCACATTAAGAAGTTGCGTCAAAAGCTCGAAAAGGTTGGAGCTAAAGTGATCCAAACTGTTTGGGGCGTCGGTTATAAATTTGATGATTCACAGGCAAAATAA